In one Zobellia galactanivorans genomic region, the following are encoded:
- a CDS encoding BLUF domain-containing protein, which produces MYTLTYESKAIKGLSSADIEAILETAINFNKDNGLTGCLIFYKRKFIQILEGEKEKVQALFENIKQDSRHTGVYLLSEGETEERNFPNWGMVYYPIDDNELNKNEYEQFKRNLLLLADLSVHSNKTAILFWKRMKVLITMPPDTR; this is translated from the coding sequence ATGTATACACTTACTTACGAGTCAAAAGCGATCAAAGGGCTTTCAAGTGCCGACATCGAAGCCATCTTAGAGACGGCTATAAATTTTAATAAGGACAATGGATTGACAGGTTGCCTCATTTTCTACAAGCGAAAGTTTATTCAAATCTTAGAAGGGGAAAAGGAAAAAGTGCAAGCGCTTTTTGAAAATATCAAACAAGATTCTCGGCATACCGGTGTTTACCTGTTGTCGGAAGGCGAAACGGAAGAACGGAATTTCCCGAACTGGGGAATGGTCTATTATCCCATAGACGATAACGAGCTCAATAAGAACGAGTACGAACAGTTCAAGAGAAATTTGCTGCTATTGGCCGATTTGTCGGTACATTCCAATAAGACGGCCATATTGTTTTGGAAACGGATGAAGGTCTTGATTACCATGCCCCCGGATACTAGGTAA
- the tamL gene encoding translocation and assembly module lipoprotein TamL, with translation MKWRTPFISRFFLLLFLSGLTACSVRKYIPGDETLYKGAEVDVVTDGGKGAKKAVTQELHTLLRPEPNATVLGMRLGLYYHYKSQRKKPGFLNKWLNKKFGEEPVYLSDVDPQRITELMRNRLDNRGFFYSKVSSAIDSTRDYASVAYSAELSKPYTLQQWKIDKDSLAIYGELEKAMAGTRLKAGERFDLELLKYERERIDGVLKGRGYYNFNPDFLIFEADTNRYDQRKFDLFLRLKKGTPQKSVIPYTIDSIAVYPNYSIENDSLPKPWATTEENGIYFVQEEEFFKPKRLEPYILFEKGQEYNAETARLTSNRLSDLGSYKFVNIRFNENDTVSADGKGSLTADIFLSPLTKRSVRAELQAVTKSNGFAGPGIALTYNNRNVFKGGETFSLTGDFSYETQLSGSQNSGLSSIAGGLKANLLLPRLLPFSPSRFNYAVPKTKISLGGDFLKRSQLYTLTSFNGSFGYTWKANRFVFHELNPINITYVNLSNTTAEFDAILEKNPFLSSSFEQQFIAGLTYTFSYNELVDENKDHPIYLSTSLDVAGNTLSLLNGGKSTAFGLEYAQYAKADIDFRYYLKWGKESALVSRVYAGWGIPYGNSSTLPFVKQFFSGGPYSVRAFQIRSLGPGTFSSDEDGNSSFFDQSGNLRLEANLEYRFPIWSYLKGAFFVDAGNVWLTNEVEVDEDESAESIAFNQRLATEGKFGSDWMKELGIGLGFGLRVDIQSFVIRFDFASPLQVPYWPEGERLRTPFIDGGSNNLIFNFAIGYPF, from the coding sequence ATGAAGTGGAGAACGCCCTTTATTTCACGCTTTTTTTTACTGCTCTTTCTATCGGGCCTGACCGCCTGTAGCGTGCGCAAGTACATACCTGGGGATGAAACCCTGTACAAGGGGGCCGAGGTCGACGTGGTTACGGATGGGGGCAAGGGTGCGAAGAAGGCCGTAACGCAAGAGTTACATACCTTGCTCAGGCCCGAGCCGAACGCTACGGTTTTGGGGATGCGCCTAGGCCTGTATTACCATTATAAGTCTCAGCGCAAAAAACCGGGGTTTTTAAACAAATGGCTCAATAAAAAGTTCGGGGAAGAGCCCGTCTACCTCAGTGACGTGGATCCCCAGCGTATAACGGAACTTATGCGCAATAGGCTCGATAATCGAGGGTTTTTCTATAGCAAGGTGTCGTCGGCCATTGACAGTACCCGAGACTATGCCTCTGTGGCCTATTCGGCCGAATTGTCAAAACCCTATACCTTACAGCAGTGGAAAATCGACAAAGATTCCTTGGCGATTTATGGGGAATTGGAGAAGGCCATGGCCGGTACACGGCTAAAGGCGGGCGAACGTTTCGATCTTGAACTGCTGAAGTACGAACGGGAACGCATAGACGGGGTTCTCAAAGGCCGGGGATATTATAATTTTAACCCTGATTTTTTGATTTTTGAGGCCGACACCAATCGTTATGACCAGAGAAAATTCGATCTGTTCCTGCGCTTAAAGAAGGGAACGCCACAGAAATCGGTGATTCCGTATACGATCGATTCCATTGCGGTCTATCCTAATTATTCGATTGAAAACGACAGTCTGCCCAAACCATGGGCAACGACCGAAGAGAACGGTATCTATTTTGTTCAGGAGGAAGAATTCTTTAAGCCCAAGCGCTTGGAGCCCTACATCCTTTTTGAAAAAGGGCAGGAGTACAATGCGGAAACGGCAAGATTGACGAGTAACCGACTTTCCGATTTGGGAAGTTACAAGTTCGTAAACATACGATTTAACGAAAACGATACGGTTTCCGCAGACGGAAAGGGCTCGCTTACGGCCGATATTTTTCTCTCGCCCTTGACCAAACGCTCGGTGAGGGCAGAACTTCAAGCGGTGACCAAATCAAATGGCTTTGCCGGGCCGGGTATAGCCCTGACCTACAACAATCGGAATGTTTTTAAGGGAGGGGAGACTTTTAGCCTAACGGGTGATTTTTCGTATGAAACCCAGCTATCGGGATCCCAGAATTCCGGTTTAAGCAGTATAGCGGGCGGGTTAAAGGCCAATTTACTATTGCCGAGGCTCCTGCCTTTTTCTCCCAGTCGTTTTAACTATGCGGTACCTAAGACCAAGATCAGTTTGGGGGGCGATTTCCTTAAGCGGAGCCAACTTTATACCTTGACCTCGTTTAATGGCTCTTTTGGCTATACTTGGAAGGCCAACCGCTTTGTGTTCCACGAGTTGAATCCCATTAATATTACCTATGTCAATCTTTCGAACACCACGGCGGAGTTCGATGCGATCTTAGAGAAAAATCCGTTTTTGAGCAGCAGTTTTGAACAACAGTTCATCGCCGGTCTCACCTATACCTTTAGCTATAACGAGCTGGTCGATGAAAATAAGGACCATCCTATTTATTTGTCCACAAGCTTAGATGTGGCGGGCAATACCCTGAGCCTTTTGAACGGGGGGAAGAGCACGGCTTTCGGTTTGGAATACGCACAGTATGCCAAGGCCGATATCGATTTTCGGTACTACCTCAAATGGGGCAAGGAGAGCGCCTTGGTAAGTCGCGTTTATGCCGGATGGGGTATTCCATACGGTAATTCTTCGACCCTTCCCTTTGTAAAACAGTTTTTCTCGGGAGGGCCCTATAGCGTTCGAGCCTTTCAGATCCGATCCTTGGGTCCCGGAACCTTTAGCAGTGATGAAGATGGGAACAGTTCGTTTTTTGATCAATCGGGAAACCTGCGCTTAGAGGCCAATCTTGAATACCGTTTTCCGATATGGTCGTATTTAAAGGGTGCTTTTTTTGTTGATGCGGGGAATGTCTGGTTGACCAATGAGGTGGAGGTAGACGAGGACGAATCGGCCGAAAGTATTGCCTTTAACCAGCGTCTGGCCACCGAAGGCAAGTTCGGTTCCGATTGGATGAAGGAGCTGGGTATTGGTTTGGGCTTCGGACTCAGGGTAGATATACAGAGCTTTGTCATCCGCTTCGATTTTGCTTCGCCCTTGCAGGTGCCCTATTGGCCCGAGGGGGAACGTTTGCGTACGCCCTTCATCGATGGGGGCAGCAATAATCTTATATTTAATTTTGCCATAGGGTATCCGTTTTAG